Proteins from a genomic interval of Chloroflexota bacterium:
- a CDS encoding MarC family protein has translation MEYSWAEQFIKTFVPLFIVIDAFGNLPFVISMSEGMARSERNRMVLVAVFTAAIVGLAFLFLGRFVLNLMGIPVGSFAIGGGLILLVLSIRFILTGQVVEAIKEEMVAVVPIGTPLTVGPATITALLLLATQFPLYMVLLSFALNILVAWIVFMLSNWFASFLGQGGIKAVSKVFSLLLAAIAVSMIIDGLRRVGILAAGI, from the coding sequence ATGGAATATAGCTGGGCAGAGCAATTCATCAAGACCTTTGTACCTCTCTTCATAGTCATCGATGCTTTTGGTAACTTGCCATTCGTCATCAGCATGAGCGAGGGGATGGCCAGGAGTGAGAGAAACAGGATGGTTCTGGTTGCTGTCTTTACAGCAGCTATTGTGGGGCTGGCCTTTCTATTCTTGGGCAGGTTCGTTTTGAACCTGATGGGTATTCCTGTAGGCTCCTTTGCTATTGGAGGCGGCCTCATTCTACTAGTCCTTTCCATCCGCTTTATATTAACAGGCCAGGTCGTGGAGGCTATCAAAGAGGAAATGGTGGCTGTGGTTCCTATTGGCACTCCTCTGACAGTGGGTCCAGCCACGATAACCGCGCTATTGCTCCTGGCGACTCAGTTTCCACTGTATATGGTACTGCTCTCTTTCGCTCTGAATATTCTTGTAGCCTGGATTGTCTTTATGCTGAGTAACTGGTTTGCCAGCTTTCTGGGACAGGGTGGCATCAAGGCAGTATCCAAGGTGTTCAGCCTCTTGCTGGCAGCTATCGCCGTAAGCATGATCATCGATGGTCTGAGACGGGTTGGTATACTAGCTGCCGGGATCTAG
- a CDS encoding thioredoxin-like domain-containing protein — protein sequence MPPESSAAGANSTPEFPAGLDWLNTDGPITLAQLRGKVVILDFWTYGCINCMHVIPDLKRLEKEYPNELVVIGVHSAKFANESVTENIRRIILRYGLEHPVVNDRDFKVWRAWGVQAWPTLFIIDPAGKVVSRYSGEGVYHVFKPIVQSLTKDSGNRGVPIVQSLQQESVPENALSFPGKILADEAGARLFIADTNHHRIVVADIASGEVLNAIGNGHAGFGDGDFREVTLDHPQGMVLSGDGQALYVADTGNHAVRVANLLTEEVSTLVGLGFQADWYPREGSVAPDVALNSPWDLELAGDQLYIAMAGAHQIWAMDLSSKMISPLAGSGREGTRDGPLADAELAQPSGLTLDGKGRLYFADSEGSSIRWADISRSNGRVGTLVGSGASLFDFGDIDGVGRDARLQHPLGIVYYENMLYVADTYNSKIKRVDPETKEVRTFLGDSHGWRDGNAPLFYEPGGIDAAGGKLYVADTNNHVIRVIDLETEETSTMVLKGLERFILPKP from the coding sequence ATGCCACCAGAATCTTCTGCTGCAGGCGCAAATTCTACTCCAGAGTTTCCAGCAGGTCTGGACTGGTTGAATACTGACGGGCCTATCACACTGGCACAGCTCAGGGGTAAGGTGGTCATCCTGGATTTCTGGACATATGGTTGCATCAACTGCATGCATGTCATTCCAGACTTGAAGCGTTTGGAAAAGGAATATCCCAATGAGTTAGTGGTGATAGGCGTTCACTCTGCCAAGTTTGCGAACGAAAGTGTTACAGAGAATATCCGCCGGATCATTCTGCGGTACGGGCTGGAGCATCCCGTTGTTAATGACCGTGATTTCAAAGTGTGGCGCGCCTGGGGTGTGCAGGCCTGGCCTACCCTCTTCATAATTGATCCGGCAGGTAAGGTGGTCAGTAGATACAGTGGTGAGGGTGTTTATCATGTCTTCAAACCAATCGTTCAATCACTGACGAAAGATTCTGGGAACAGAGGCGTTCCAATCGTTCAATCTCTGCAGCAAGAATCCGTGCCTGAAAATGCCCTTTCGTTTCCCGGAAAAATTCTGGCTGACGAAGCAGGCGCCCGTCTCTTTATTGCTGATACCAATCACCACCGCATTGTAGTGGCTGATATCGCCAGTGGTGAAGTGCTGAACGCTATTGGCAATGGACACGCTGGCTTTGGGGATGGCGACTTCCGGGAAGTCACCCTTGATCACCCCCAGGGGATGGTGCTGTCAGGGGATGGTCAAGCACTTTATGTAGCTGACACCGGGAATCACGCCGTGCGTGTTGCTAATCTTCTAACAGAAGAAGTCAGTACGCTGGTTGGTCTTGGCTTTCAGGCAGACTGGTATCCGCGAGAGGGTAGTGTGGCACCTGATGTGGCTCTCAACTCTCCATGGGACCTGGAGTTGGCTGGCGATCAGCTTTACATTGCCATGGCGGGGGCGCACCAGATTTGGGCCATGGATTTGTCCAGCAAGATGATCAGCCCCTTGGCGGGTAGTGGCCGTGAAGGGACTAGAGACGGGCCGCTGGCTGATGCAGAGCTCGCTCAGCCAAGCGGACTGACACTGGACGGTAAAGGACGCCTCTACTTTGCTGACTCTGAGGGAAGTTCCATACGCTGGGCAGATATCAGCCGCAGCAACGGCCGGGTTGGCACGCTGGTGGGCAGTGGAGCGAGTCTATTTGATTTTGGTGACATAGACGGCGTTGGCCGCGATGCCCGTCTGCAGCATCCTCTCGGGATCGTTTATTATGAGAACATGCTCTATGTGGCTGACACCTACAACAGCAAAATCAAGCGTGTTGATCCAGAGACAAAAGAGGTGAGGACATTTCTGGGCGATAGCCACGGGTGGCGTGACGGGAATGCTCCTCTATTCTACGAGCCGGGCGGTATTGATGCAGCCGGTGGCAAGCTCTATGTGGCTGATACCAATAACCACGTCATTCGTGTGATTGACCTGGAGACGGAGGAAACCAGCACAATGGTGCTGAAAGGGCTTGAACGCTTCATATTGCCAAAGCCTTAG